AAACGAAGGTGACCAGCTACTTGTCTTCAAACATGCTTATTATCTAAAGCCACCAGAACGCTGGAGTGTTGCTGTATTTCAAAATCCAATGAAACCAACACAAGCATATGTAAAAAGAGTGGTTGGTCTGCCGGGAGAGTCAGTTCAAGTTAGAAATGGTGATTTATATATCAATGGCAAAATTGAGCGTAAAAATCTAAAAATTCAACGTGCTGTTCGGTTACTAGTTTATGATCATCACTATCGACCGACTAAGGATGATTTCTTTCAACCGCGTTTACTGCCTGACGAGTGTGAGTCACCAAATGGGGATCACTTGAGGAGTAAAAGAGCTTGGATCGCTAAAGAAGATGGTTTTATTTTTGACGAAAATCATGAAAGTTCACCGAATGTATCTAGCAGAAACGAATGGGCCTGGGTGAATTACCAACATTGGATACGACAAGGCGGACACTATGTGACATCAGTTTCACTTGAGGAGTGGCCCGCAGAGGTCGAAAAACCAGAACCGGTTTTAGCGAACATTAAATATGATGAAGAACAAAAAAAATTGATCTGTAAAGGGACGATGTCGGCAGAGACTTGTCATCAATATCTTGATCAAACAACAAATGAGGAATTCCGTTATGCGATTGCATTACTATATGAAAAATCGCATGTATCTCCGCTCTTTGATGATTATGGTTACAATACAGGAGTCGAAAATCAACAAGCAATTCCTGTTCACGATGTCATGTTTCAATGTGATTTGAAAGTCAATTCCGGAGTGGGCGAGTTTGCGATTGAAGTTTTTGAGGGACATCATAAGTTTAGAAATGTTTTTGACTTTCAGCAAAGACGGGTTTCGCTATTTGTAGATGGTCAAAAAAAAGCGATACGTACTGGCAATCTTTCCGGTGATTTTCGGACTCGAACCGTATTGCTTGAGATGTCTGTTATGGACCGTCAGGTTTTGTTAGCCATCGATGGGCAATTGGTTTACAAGCCGCTTTTATATGGTGAGACCGCAACTCCGCGGAAAGAAATTCGTGTACCTGTTCGATTTGGTGCCAATGGGGGGGATTTTTACATTTCAAATCTAAAACTATTCCGAGATATTCACTACACACGCGGTAAGGCGCTACATGGTGTCGATGAATCTTATCAACTGGATCACCAGAGTTATTTTGTACTCGGTGACAATAGTCCCGTTTCATTAGACAGCAGGAGTTGGTCAGATGGAAAAGTAGACTATAAATACTTACTGGGAAAGCCTTTTTTGGTGCATTTACCCTCACGTCAAGGAGAGGTGAAAATCGGAGATCATGTTGGCCACATGCGCATTCCAGATTTCTCCCGAATTCGTTATATTCAGTGACAGTAATACTGGTTATTTTGCAATAAATTCCCTGAATTTCATAAAAATTTTCATAAATCGATCCTTACAGCGAATAACTGAGGCTAACTGAAAATAATCAACCGCAGTCTTAAGTTTTCATTGAATTAATGATAGGTCGTCTGAGATGGCAAAAAAAACTGATAAAGTAAAATCGAAAAAACTTCCAGTAGAACAAACTGAAAAAAAGAGGGATGAGAGTGAAAAGGCCCGCGGCCGACATAATGAAATTCGTGATACGTTAGAGTCAATCATTATTGCCTTGGTATTTGCTTTTGTATTTCGTGCTTATTCAGCAGAAGCGTTCGTGATTCCAACGGGGTCAATGGCACCAACGTTGTATGGTCGTCATAAAGAATTGAGTTGTGCCGAGTGTGGTGTGAAATACGCCGTGGGTGCCAGTGATGAACTGATCGGAAAATCTGGATATTATGATTCAGATAAAAAAGTTACGGGAGCTTATTGTCCCAACTGCCGATACTATACTGATCTTCGGAATGCGCATCCCTTTACAGGGGACCGGATTATCGTCAATAAGTTTCCTTTTGATTTTGGAGACCCTGATCGCTGGGATGTGATCGTCTTTAAGTACCCGGAAGAAGCACAGACAAATTACATCAAGCGATTGGTTGGATTACCTGGCGAAGAAATTCAGATTTCCCGGGGAGATGTCTATGCCAGAAGAAATGAAAAAGAGCCATTTCAGATTCTTCGCAAAGACAATTTGGAGAAACAACTGGCAGTTCAACAGTTAGTCTACGACGATGATTATCCACCTAGAGAGATCTTAAATTATGATTGGCCTGAGCGCTGGTCACCCATGGCTCAGGTTTCGCCCAATGAGACGAAGTTTCAGAATTTGAAAAAGTCTGCCTGGGAAATTGATTCTGAAGCACGCGCTTATCAATTCCAAGGTAGTTCCTTAGCTGCGGATATCAGAAATCTTCAATGGTTACGCTATCAACATATTGTCCCGCGTCAATCTGAGTGGGAACTACTTGAAGAAAACCCTGAGCTATTTAAGCAGACGATGCAGTCCTCCCCGCCTCAACCACGCTTAATCAATGATTATACAGCCTACAATGATTATTCAGGTGGCTTATCGAAGGGAATTTTTAAATATGACGCCGCCTTTTGGGTCGGTGATTTGACAGTCAGTTTTGATGTTGAAATTCAGACGAACGAAGGCGAATTCTTTGTTGAACTCATGCGGGGAGATCGCCATTATCGGGTGCGCTTTGATATCAAGACAGGTCAGGCAAAGTTATATTATGTAGAAGATTTTCCTAACCCAAAGCCCGTTGAAGTTGAGCTGACAACTGCGGAGACGGTTTTGAAAGGGAAGGGATCACATTCGGTGATGTTTGCTAATGTTGATCAGAGGCTCTGTTTGTGGATTGACGGTTCGGAAGTAAGTTTGGAAAACAAAACAGAATATAAACCACCGGTTTCTCCTGCACCTCGCGATGGTGATCTTGCTCCCGTAGGAATTGCGGGGGTCAATGTTGATTTTGTTGTTTCTCATTTATTGTTACGACGCGATATTTATTATCGTTCTGTTGAGTATTATCAGAATCAGGAATATTCTGGCGATCGGTCACACCTCTGGGAATTACTTTGGGATCCGGCAGCATGGAGTCGACAATATGAAGATCATCGTCAACAGGTACGATTTGAGAAAATGGCAGACGATGAGTTTTTCGTGCTGGGAGATAACTCGGCGCGCAGTGCAGATAGTCGTCTTTGGGATAATAAGCGCAAGGCCGAGCGGCGACACGCGGTTCCTCGCTCTGCACTGGTTGGAAAAGCGTTCATGATTTATTGGCCGCATGGCATTCCGTTTCTGAATGATGGTCGTGGCTATTCACCAAATGTAGGACCATTAAAGAGGTTTTTCTATCATCAAACTTCGCCGGGTTCCTATCCCAAAGATCCTTATGCTAAGCTATCATTTCCGTTTTACCCTAATTTTTCCAGAATGAAACGAATTCGATAGCCATCTATTGGTATCAAAAAATGCAGACGAAATCGATATTTAGCAGAATCATCGATTTTACTAGAATATTTATGAAGCCCCAACGAAAGAATGGTCGTCAAGGAGGACGTTTGCAATGGCATTGCTGGAATGTGTCGGTTTGGTAAAGGATTATCCTGGGAAACGGGCTGTCGACGGTGTCGATTTTTACGTGGAACGCGGCGAAATTGTGGGGCTCTTAGGGCCGAATGGTGCTGGTAAGACAACAACTTTTCGAATGGCATGCGGGATGGTTGCTCCTACCAAGGGACGCGTTTATCTTGAAGAAACAGATGTGACTTCTTGGCCGATGTATAAACGTGCTCGACAGGGAATGGGATATTTGCCACAGGATGAGAGCGTTTTTGTAAAACTTTCGATCGAACAGAATATCTATGCGATACTCGAATTTCTGGATTTGAATCGCAAGCAAAGACGCGAGACTGTAGATCACTTACTTGATCAATTTGGACTAACAACAAAAAGAAAGCAGATTGCGTCTACACTTTCAGGTGGTGAAAGACGACGTTTAGAGATCGCGCGTTGTTTAGCAAGTTCTCCTGAATTGATTTTACTGGATGAACCGTTCACGGGAATAGATCCGGTAACAATTCATGACATTCAGGACATTATTGCTGATTTACGAGATAGTGGTATTTCAATTTTGTTGACCGACCATCGCGAACGTGAAACGTTAACCATTACCGATCGCAGCTATATCATTAGTGCCGGTCAAGTGCTGGTAAGCGGAGATGCGGAAACTGTTCTTAGTGATGAATCAGCTCAAGCGCTATATTTTGGCAAACGCTTCGATAAAGGATCGATTATTGAAGGGCGAGAAGCCTTTGGTACACGCATCTCAGAGCAAGATGCGGCTTAAGACTCATTATCGTAACGCCCCGGTTGCCACTTGATGGCGGCTCTTCCGATGCACATGGAATCTGTCAGGCGGTTCATGCAGATTCCCGCAGCCGGCAGAAGAATGACATCGCCATCATTTACTGGAGCATAATCATTCGCGTAAACCACTTCTTCAAGACGTGCCAATATAGTGGGAATCGTAGAAGAAATGGAATTTCCGTAAAATGGTAGATTGTTGAGGTAATCAGCAGTAATCGGGACTTGGCGTGCGGCTGCAATCATTGCTTTCAGTAATTTTCCGCTGGGCTGGTGCGGTGCAATTAAGATCCGGTCTGCTTGCCCTGCAACTTGTTCATACGATTCCAAACACGCTTCCAGCATCAGGTCAACACCGTTCAGGAAAACAGACTCACCATCCATGTGCATTACAAGTTTATGCTCAGGACGCCCTCGGAAATCAAACATATCTCCTTGCTCAGTCCAGAATAAAGGAACCTCTTGTTTACGGCGTTCTGCAGGAATGTATTCTATAGATGTTTCTACATGTAGCAAAGAGTGACCGGGACCTTTCCAAAGCGTCGTCCCGGTAGCTCCCGCAGAAACGATTCCACAGAATGCTTTGTCAGACGAATCATGCCAATGTTCCGGAGTTTCCACAGTGAGTAGGGGAATGTGGACTCTCTCAGGTAGATTTTCTAATAGTTCGGCAGCACGCTTCAGAAGCTCAACAAAACCGACACATCCGTAGTTTAATGCGATAAATTTCTTAGAAGGTACTCTCAGGATATTTGAAAGTTCGTCGCATAATTGCCGGGCAGAATCATGATTTGTATGAGAATGACACAACATAATTGTCGGACAGTCTGCCCATTCAAATCCGACAGTCGACTGCAGTTTTTCTGCTATGACAGCAGCGATATCTATTGGAGAAAGTTGAGGTTGCAACAGTCGACGAGTTTCAATCCCCGTCGAGCGACTGATCGCTTTGACACTGGAAAAGCCGTCAGTTATGCCTTGATGTGAAAGGGCATAGACACGCTCATTATCCAATAGTTCGAAAAGGTCATCATGATCAGCCAGATCTACTATTTCTGTAAGTGCAAATCCATTATTCTGCATAAAGTAATCCCAACCTAATTATTGCAGAAAGGGAATCCATAACCCCGCAATCGTCTGAGTATGTGCAACATATGCTTAAAGTGCAATTGAATATGAATAAATGAGGAGAAATTTTTAGTAAGTAGAATGATAATCGCCTGGCAGGAGACGCTTTGGCATGAACATTTTGAATGAAATTAGATGCAGGTAGCCCGTCAATTTAAAGGTTCCAGGAAAGTAGTGCTAATAAAGTCATCAAAGCTCCCATAATAATGATGGCAGTGAAGAAAAAACGAATTGAACGTTGAATGATCACTTGGGGGATTTCGTACCGAGTCGCATTATATACAAGACTAATCACAGCTAAAAGTGGAATAAGATAGACAACTGCATTGATCTGATTTGCTAGCACGAATGGAACAGACATAATTAATCTTTGTTTTTCTGAAAGGTGATTATTAACTGATTTGGGTCTGGAAATGTTTACTAGCATTTCGAGTTTGTCTTTTCTTTGTCTTTTGGTGCCGCTTCTTCTTCGTCACCTCTTCCATAAGCTGGCCCTTCAAATGCATCCCAGATTACCAGTAGGTTTAACAATCCTGCGATCCACGTGAATACGACGGCAAATTCATAACGTTTCCCGAGCTTCTTATTGATATCATCAAGTTCTTGATTACTTAAAGGCATTTCAAACCAGTTTAAAAAGGGCCTGGGAATCGATCCTTCAATGTGGCCTGTGTCTGTCCGACGTCCATTGACTTCTCGAACGACAGCACATTCAAGTACTCGTCGTTGGTTGCCTCCCAATGGTAAACCTATTCCTACAGGATCAGACAGGTTTAATGCCGAGATCGGCTTATTATCCAAAGTCCCTTCAAAAACACCGGTAATTTCAGTGCCAAACTCACCAGGAACTGTTTTTAATTTAATGGAACCCTCTAATTGCCCACTAATGTTTTTGCCATCATCAGTACGGTCTAAGAGTGTTCCCTCAAAAGGAGCTTCTAAGGGCATTTCCTGATGATAGGGGTGTGAGTCAAAATAGTTAGCGTCAAAGTCATTTTGGCCAAGTCTAATCGGTGAAACAACTTTATTATAACGCGAAGTTTGTATCAAAGCGGGTAGTGCAGGTAAG
The Gimesia aquarii DNA segment above includes these coding regions:
- a CDS encoding DUF6677 family protein, which codes for MTESHNKIELKNPVVAAILAFLIPGAGHFYQGRTFKAAIYCFCILSTFFCGMALGDWKTVYYQSEPGKRNLGYFAQVGVGLPALPALIQTSRYNKVVSPIRLGQNDFDANYFDSHPYHQEMPLEAPFEGTLLDRTDDGKNISGQLEGSIKLKTVPGEFGTEITGVFEGTLDNKPISALNLSDPVGIGLPLGGNQRRVLECAVVREVNGRRTDTGHIEGSIPRPFLNWFEMPLSNQELDDINKKLGKRYEFAVVFTWIAGLLNLLVIWDAFEGPAYGRGDEEEAAPKDKEKTNSKC
- the lepB gene encoding signal peptidase I, giving the protein MAKKTDKVKSKKLPVEQTEKKRDESEKARGRHNEIRDTLESIIIALVFAFVFRAYSAEAFVIPTGSMAPTLYGRHKELSCAECGVKYAVGASDELIGKSGYYDSDKKVTGAYCPNCRYYTDLRNAHPFTGDRIIVNKFPFDFGDPDRWDVIVFKYPEEAQTNYIKRLVGLPGEEIQISRGDVYARRNEKEPFQILRKDNLEKQLAVQQLVYDDDYPPREILNYDWPERWSPMAQVSPNETKFQNLKKSAWEIDSEARAYQFQGSSLAADIRNLQWLRYQHIVPRQSEWELLEENPELFKQTMQSSPPQPRLINDYTAYNDYSGGLSKGIFKYDAAFWVGDLTVSFDVEIQTNEGEFFVELMRGDRHYRVRFDIKTGQAKLYYVEDFPNPKPVEVELTTAETVLKGKGSHSVMFANVDQRLCLWIDGSEVSLENKTEYKPPVSPAPRDGDLAPVGIAGVNVDFVVSHLLLRRDIYYRSVEYYQNQEYSGDRSHLWELLWDPAAWSRQYEDHRQQVRFEKMADDEFFVLGDNSARSADSRLWDNKRKAERRHAVPRSALVGKAFMIYWPHGIPFLNDGRGYSPNVGPLKRFFYHQTSPGSYPKDPYAKLSFPFYPNFSRMKRIR
- the lepB gene encoding signal peptidase I, with the translated sequence MHHPSSQIESQTEEVEGRSNLFRMVLESVVSLAIAVILFRTFQAEGYMISTGSMAPSLLGYHKQVICPRCDFSFTYGVAYDDSVSGNRFQAKGHSDGESFQQAGQYATCPNCGTHSIDLSNVPRNEGDQLLVFKHAYYLKPPERWSVAVFQNPMKPTQAYVKRVVGLPGESVQVRNGDLYINGKIERKNLKIQRAVRLLVYDHHYRPTKDDFFQPRLLPDECESPNGDHLRSKRAWIAKEDGFIFDENHESSPNVSSRNEWAWVNYQHWIRQGGHYVTSVSLEEWPAEVEKPEPVLANIKYDEEQKKLICKGTMSAETCHQYLDQTTNEEFRYAIALLYEKSHVSPLFDDYGYNTGVENQQAIPVHDVMFQCDLKVNSGVGEFAIEVFEGHHKFRNVFDFQQRRVSLFVDGQKKAIRTGNLSGDFRTRTVLLEMSVMDRQVLLAIDGQLVYKPLLYGETATPRKEIRVPVRFGANGGDFYISNLKLFRDIHYTRGKALHGVDESYQLDHQSYFVLGDNSPVSLDSRSWSDGKVDYKYLLGKPFLVHLPSRQGEVKIGDHVGHMRIPDFSRIRYIQ
- the lptB gene encoding LPS export ABC transporter ATP-binding protein, producing MALLECVGLVKDYPGKRAVDGVDFYVERGEIVGLLGPNGAGKTTTFRMACGMVAPTKGRVYLEETDVTSWPMYKRARQGMGYLPQDESVFVKLSIEQNIYAILEFLDLNRKQRRETVDHLLDQFGLTTKRKQIASTLSGGERRRLEIARCLASSPELILLDEPFTGIDPVTIHDIQDIIADLRDSGISILLTDHRERETLTITDRSYIISAGQVLVSGDAETVLSDESAQALYFGKRFDKGSIIEGREAFGTRISEQDAA